A section of the Planctomycetia bacterium genome encodes:
- a CDS encoding Tm-1-like ATP-binding domain-containing protein, whose product MRPMPPDIYAIATMDTKGDELAYVVTLLRAGGGTCVTVDVSTTGGGAYPADVTRETVAAMHPRGASYVLEQQDRGQAVAAMSESLAQFLRCEHEAGRVSGAIGLGGSGGTALIAPALRALPIGLPKVIVSTVASGNTAAYIGQSDLILMPSVVDVAGLNTVSRPILANAAQAILGMVRQRTSLPTSTRPAVGLTMFGVTTPCVTAVRQSLEADGYDCLVFHATGTGGQTMERLVAEGLITGVIDVTTTEVADEVVGGVFPAGPARFEAILAARVPYVLSVGALDMVNFGAMETVPPQFRDRRLHVHNSQVTLLRTTPDENRRCARWMADKLNRSTALLQLLIPERGVSMLDAPGQPFFDPKADEALFGELESAIEQTPARKVRRLPHHINDREFAAALVEAFRAAVANR is encoded by the coding sequence ATGCGACCTATGCCGCCCGATATTTACGCCATTGCCACCATGGATACGAAAGGCGACGAGTTGGCATACGTCGTGACGCTCCTGCGAGCCGGCGGCGGAACGTGCGTAACGGTGGATGTCAGTACCACCGGCGGCGGGGCATATCCTGCGGACGTGACTCGCGAGACGGTCGCCGCAATGCACCCCCGCGGCGCGTCGTATGTGCTCGAACAGCAGGATCGCGGCCAGGCCGTGGCGGCGATGAGCGAATCGCTGGCGCAGTTCCTGCGATGCGAACACGAGGCGGGCCGCGTGTCCGGGGCGATCGGCCTCGGCGGCAGCGGAGGTACGGCCCTCATTGCACCGGCGCTGCGCGCCTTGCCCATTGGGCTTCCGAAGGTAATCGTCTCCACGGTGGCCAGCGGCAACACGGCCGCTTATATCGGGCAGAGCGATTTAATTCTGATGCCATCCGTGGTCGATGTCGCTGGCTTGAACACCGTCTCGCGCCCGATCCTCGCTAACGCGGCACAGGCGATCCTGGGCATGGTGCGGCAGCGGACTTCGTTGCCAACATCAACAAGACCGGCAGTCGGCCTGACCATGTTCGGCGTCACCACGCCGTGTGTCACGGCGGTGCGGCAGTCCTTGGAAGCCGACGGCTACGATTGCCTGGTGTTTCACGCTACGGGCACAGGCGGTCAGACGATGGAGCGACTGGTCGCCGAGGGGCTAATCACCGGCGTGATCGATGTCACCACGACCGAAGTGGCGGACGAAGTCGTCGGCGGTGTGTTTCCCGCCGGTCCGGCGCGGTTCGAGGCGATCCTCGCAGCGCGGGTTCCGTATGTCCTCAGCGTCGGGGCCTTGGACATGGTGAACTTCGGCGCGATGGAGACCGTCCCGCCGCAATTCCGTGACCGGCGCCTGCACGTTCACAATTCCCAAGTCACCCTGCTGCGCACGACGCCGGACGAAAACCGCCGCTGCGCCCGGTGGATGGCCGATAAACTGAATCGCTCCACCGCGCTACTACAGTTGCTGATTCCAGAACGCGGCGTGTCGATGCTTGACGCGCCCGGACAACCGTTCTTCGATCCGAAAGCAGACGAGGCGCTGTTCGGCGAGTTGGAAAGCGCCATCGAACAGACGCCAGCACGTAAGGTGAGGAGACTTCCGCACCACATTAATGATCGAGAGTTCGCCGCGGCGCTCGTCGAGGCGTTCCGCGCGGCGGTCGCGAATCGCTAG